The Anas acuta chromosome 1, bAnaAcu1.1, whole genome shotgun sequence genome segment ACTGTGAAGCCACAGTTATTTGCCAAGTTTTCTGTCAAAATGTCAAATTAAATCTTAGTAGATATGTTGATATCCTCCAGGTTTGCtaacttgttttcattttctagctGCACCAAACTTGAACACCAAGATACTGTAATAGGCCAGACATGAATAGGAGTGCTTCATTCTCCTTGAGGGTCTGGCACTGGAGCTGCCCAGTGGGGTCCCAAGCTCATCGGTGTCCCTCCCTTTGCTTAGGTAGCTAGATATGAGGCGTGGTGACTTGAGATCTTACGGCACTGCTGCTCTGAAACATGGAGTGATTCAGATGTGAGGCATGAACCAAAACCATGATGTAGAGGCTGCTACAGTGTAACTGACATATTCAGTATGTTCTTGGGATTTTGTTGGGGCAGAAGTGTTCAAAAGTCCTTTTGgacttcattttttccaaacataCTTCATACTTGTAACTGCATTTCTTGTGTGGAGGGAAGTTAGATCCTGTGGTTTGTAAGCACAGAAGATAgtgcttcagaaaacagaaaatacaatcCTGAATGTCAAGAGAAAAGAGAACCTAGTCAGGCCTCTACTCAGTTCCCCCCAGTCTGCACCTCATGGGAAAAGAGATGGTCTCAAGGCAGCAGAAATATTCAGTGATGTGGCAAATGTGCTGAATGATCTGTCCGTGATGTTTCACAAGCagctgctttgatttttaagcTCACTCATAGGCCAGTCCTGCAGAAATTTTTAGCTTCCCATTCTGGGAAGAATGCTCTTTATTTACCCCTGCTGTACAGACACGGGAGCTGGGATAGTAATCTGTCAAGAGACATAGAGCAGTGGCAGAAATGCTGGTAGAAGTGATGCTTTATATTCCTTTAAACTAATCTAACTTGCATTTACTTATGTTTTGCTCATCCCTGTTTGTCtgtctcttctccctgctgaTACTTGAACACTGTCACAGCAAGCAGGTTCCCCTCTCTGGCCTGTTGGGCAGGTACTGGTTACTAGCACAGGCTCGGGAAGAAGGCAGCAAAAAACATCTGTGGAACAACGAAGTGTTAGGGCAAATAGGGGTTTTCCGGGTTTAAATCATTTTACACTGCTGTGGAACTGCACCCTCAGCTCTGAGCTGAAGCCAGGCATGCACATGTCCCTATGCCAAGGCAGGGCTGATTCCagcaagaaatatttgaattaacTCCAGAATTTCTGTCTGTGCATTGAGAAATACAGACATTAGCTAAAGAATTCCAGTGTAGCTTGAAATGAAACTAGTCAAATCTTCCTAAGCTTAGGTAGACCAAAACATATGGAGGGTGAAGGACTGGAGCAAGcccacagagcagagcagcccacTATCCCATTGCTGTCTTCTGTGGCTCACTCAATTACCTCTAGTTATTTAATGAACAGTTTTGCAGGTGCCTGTCTTCCTTGGATCAGCCATGTGTCAGCAAACCGCTAACACTGCCTTAGGGAACCCACTTCATCTTTACTCCAACCAGTCTGGGGCAGCCTGACAAAGGCCACAGACAATACTATGCAACCAAAAGGATGTGCCTTTGAAGGGCCATGGAGGAGCAAATCTGTTAGCCGTGGACCTCACCTGTATTAAACCTTTCCTTACCTGCGTATAATTGTGAAAAGATATCTTCTGATTGTACCCCTGAGCCTCCTACACTGAGAGTCTGGGAAGTGCTGCTAGGTCAGGAGGCAGTGTGGGTGTGGGTGTCTTGTGGGGATGCCAGTGTGGCGCGAGCCCCAAAGCAAAGGTCTCAGACCCCCCCACACATAAACTGTAACCTGGGCTTGGGTTTACACTGCAGACCAGCACCAGATCCACCTTCCATCCACTTCCTTGCAGTGGAGATGAGTTTGTTCTTCCAGTGTAGTGAGCAGCTCTCTTCTACAGGACATCCACCCTCATGGCATTATTTTGTGATGGGACGGTTTAAGCTGAGCCCAAAGAACCAAACAGGATGGGGTTTTCTGGGGCTCTGGATCACAGACCTGCTCAGGTGTGACTGAGGGACCTGCAGAACGGGAAGAATTCGTAGGGGACATACTTTAGCCCTGATGCCATGTgtgccccctcctccccctccctctgccttgTTCCGTCCCCACCCCACCAATCAGCCCTCTTTAGCATGACAAAGAGCCTCGAGAAGCCGATGATGATAGATATTGCAGTCCCAGGCAGGGGACAGCGAGCTATAAAGGCATCTGCCTGTCTATACTTCGGGGCTACCGCAGCTTGCCGGTGACACCTGCCCCCTAAGCGGAGGTGGCATCTCTTGGGAGGCAGGGGAACCACCCCTCCACCTGCCCCCCCATGTGTGCTCAGCTGGCTCTGCCCCCCTACCAGGCTTACCCCGGCGGGTCCGGCATGGGGTACCTGGAGTtctgctggagctcagcaggGGACACAGGACATGTCCCCGTCTCGGccgggccagcagcagcagccagtgccAGTCCATCTCCGGAGGCAGGAGAACACAGGCAGACAACAGGTAAGATGCTTCTGTCAGGGTACCTGTGGCCCCACTTCAGCCACTTGCGTAACCACTTTgagcagatctttttttttttttttttctccttgccttGGATTTCTTATATGTGAGCTGGGCAAAAATCCATGTGGCAGGTGAGAAGGATGGCCTTTGGCTGTCACTTCACCTCTACACAGTGCGTTTCAGTGGTGCCTGTGAACTGGTTTCCTAAATCTCACCAGGGACTTCAGGTACAGGCAGTTCTGTGCTCCGGGCTAAGACAGTGCAAAGGCATGTTGTCGTGGAATTTGTGGCTATCAGGGAAGGAATATCTGGGCCTCTTTTTAGGCAAATGCTGTCATGTGCTTTGGAGCAACACATCCCAAAGGTAGCAGTGCTCAGGGAGTCCCCTGGCCTCTTACAAACTCCTTGTGTGGCCTTCGTGTGCTCATTAAGCTTGTTCTTTGGCAAGTTATGACCTGAATCACTGTGCCAGGAAATCTGCTCCCTTCACACCAAATGTTGTCCCtctccatttctttcagtttgtcATTTTCCTCTCTCTATTCCCCTCACCTTTCTGTGCTCTTGTCTCTTTGCCTCTCCCTCTCTGAAAAAAGTTCCAGCCTCGCTCCACCTCAGTGACATTTTCTATGCTTTCTGTTCCTTCCCCACCCTGGTGAGTGGCAACAGAATGGCTGATAAAAGTCTGATAAAATCAGATCTTCACCCAGCCTCACTGTGTGGTCAGCAGGGTAACACTCTTGCAATGGgtaagagagaagagagaagagtgaGTTTTCAGGGTGCCTGTTTTGAGCTGTCAGATGCCATGGAGAGCTACAGCCTTGGGCAGAGGTGCTAGTGGCTACTTGGGTTCAAACACTCTCCTTCAGTgagtgtttcttctttcttcagagAGAGGCCAGCTGGGGGAGCGAAGGCCTACATAAAAGTCAAGGGCTTGTGGAAGTTGTGCCTGTCTtaagtttttgtgtttgtgtctgtTCCACGCCTGTTTGTGGAATGGCAGGCCCTGGGAGGACAGCTTGTGTCTCTGCCAGGAGAGCATCAAGGGAAAAGATACCACAGACATGGCCCTCCCTTCTGAAGCCCAGAAAATTTTTAGTGTTGCTTAGTAACCCCTCAGCTTAGGCCAAGGAGCCCATTCCTCAGGAAGGTAATCAGTGATTGGGTTGAGATGTGTGTtcaggaggatgaggaggatgtCTCAATGGGATTCAAAGTTACAGCTCTCAAGATGGCTAGGAAGGAGATCGGGAGCTACTGGAGAGAGGCTGTGTACTGAAAATTGCACTGCACATTCACTGCAGCTCGTCTCTCCAGAAATGTCAGTAGGAAGAGAGGGCATGGGGTATGCAGAAGGGTTTGTAGAGGAGttgctggaggaaggagaaatggACAGATTTATCCTTGCAGGTATGGGAAGGGGGAAGACTGGCCTCACAGACAGTCAGGATTGTCTTGAGAAGATCTCAGCCTGTCACAGGCCTCAGCAACCAGGCACCTGACAGAAAGATGCTGGGGGTAATCTCTCTTGTTAACATTTTCCTATTCAGGCAGCCTGAATGACTTTGCATCTTGGAAGCTTTTGTCTAGAAAAGTGGCCCAGCTTGTTTAGGAAGTTTTTCCTTTAGATCTTTATCTTAGCTTTGTCCTTCAGCAGAGACCCCCTTAGGACTTTTAACAGGACAAATGAGAAGGGGCTGAGACAGCTTCCTCTGCACTTTTGAATTTTGTCCCCAGTGTCTCCAGTACAGGGTTTCTGAGTCTTCCCTGTCTCACATGctcacttttcctttctcctacCCCATCTCTGTGTCAAATCTCTCTCCTTTGTTCTTGGCATAAGGCTTCCCAAATATCTTCATCTGCACATTTGTTTCCAGCACTAGGAGCCACTGGAGTGATATAATATCCAAGGTCTGGCTCTGATACTCTCCACCTGTAAACCCCCCCTCGCTGTAAGCATTGACTGTTCTGCCCCAACATACATCTTGGGAATGGAGATTTCCTTGCCTATCAAGTGCCTTGAGATTCCTGGGCAGACAGTTTTGGGGAGGCCAGTTACCAACCCAAATCTCTATGTACAGTCATGACTAGACTTCTTTAAACCACCTGAATCTGAAAAATTACTGGGGCCTTTTGAAGGATAATAATTACACTGTGAGCCAATGTGCAGCATTCTCTCTTCTGTGCCCTGACTTTTTCACCTGATGAAAGGGAACTGTGGACATCCTGGAAGTCTGAGCTGGAAAACTGCTCACTGTCAGTAGGCTTCTCTGTTCTCACAGATCCATGAAGGTAGATGTGTGACACAGACCTTTGCCTGAAGCAGGCTTCTTTCAGGTAGACAAGGAGTGCTGATCTCATGCCATAACACGTAGGGAGTGTGCTCATATCCATTCAGCTGTACATTATGTCTTATATACCTTCTGCcactctctttttatttctagaaattTCCCCGGCTTCCTCCAGTTCTGGGAATTTCAGCCAGTTCATGCCAGACTCAGCCACCAGTCCACATTCAGCATCCTCATCCCCACAACCTACTGCTAAGCCtcagaaaggcagagaagatGTCATGGGGACAGTCAAGAAGGGCAAGAGCCGCACAGCCTTCTCTGAGGAGCAGCTGCAAACCCTGCACCAGCGGTTCCAGGCCCAGAAGTACCTCAGCCCCCATCAGATCCGGGAGCTGGCAGTGGCCCTGGGGCTCACCTACCAGCAGGTGAACGTGGAGGCTTTGACCCATGGTATATCAGTTACACAGTGGCTGAATAGTCACATAAAGCAGTGGCAGGATGGAAAAGCAAGTCGCCAGCAGAGGGCAGAGGCAAAGGTGCTACGTATCAGTCACTGCCCTGCCTATTTGTCCCCAGATATCTGAAGCACTTCTGGGGGACAGGAGAGTCGGTGGCACCTGACTTGGGCCTCCCCAGTGAGGGATCACTTAAGGGGACTGCTGCCAACACTTGCAGTAGAATTACAAATGCATTTATCAATCTGCTGTTtggtacaaagaaaaaataaccatACAATTACATGAAGTTACAACTCCAAACTCTGCCTGGCATTTGGATATCAGAACTAGGCACGATGGCCTGGATGTCCCTGGATGCCCTGGGactaaaatattcatatatgCATTGTATATGCACATGCAGGCACCCACATACTGAACTGGTTCTGTCAGGGACAGGGCTGGCGGGACAGTCTGCTATTTCCTTCAATCAACATCCTTGCAAAGGCTGCTCTCAGAGCCCAGACACAGCCCTGGGGGAAAATGGTCTGGAATTCACCCTTGCTAGGAGCTTTGAATTCTGAAACTACGGGATACAAGAAGCAAGTGTTTCACTTTGCTCACACCTATCCACTGGTTTCCTGCAGAAACAGTGTTTCAGAAATTTTCCTGTAGTGCAGGGGGCTTATGGAGACGGGGGTGGGTTTAATTTGCAGCAGTCATTGCTGTCCGTGACTGCAATGAGTTTGTATGTCACAACTGTGACTGACACAGGGCTATAATGCCgccccctccaccccctgcCCACATGCAGATGCACTAGCCACCTGCTGAGGCTGCTAGACAGACATCTCCCTTGGCAATAACCCCAGGGAACACTTAAAGGGCTTTGTCTGCTGCTCCCCATATATCTATGCCATCTGACCACTCTCCCCTGATTCTTTGCTGCTTGTAAATCTGATAACAGTCACTACTCCCTCTTCTTTGCTGATATTTTCTCTGGTCTTCCTTCCCCATCTAGGTGAAGACTTGGTTCCAGAACAGGAGGATGAAGCTGAAAAGGTGCCAGAAGCATATCCTGTGGACTGCTCGGGCTCAGTGCCTCACGCAAGTAAGAACACGTGGGCAATGTAACCGTATAGGTACAGGTACAACACACCATGCCTTCTGGTTTGCACAGAGGCACAGACTTGGCACGGCTCTCCAATGCCCTGTTGGTAGCCTGGCAATGGGCTGACTGTGCTACTTAAATGCTTCCAGAGAATGATTGTGTTCCTTAAATATTGCATATTAAATATTGCATTTGACTGCATATCCATACCAGAGCTATGGAGATGGATATGAATCTTCTTGCCCTGCCATCCCACTGCTGCTGATCAAGAAACAATGTGAAATGCGAAGGGACAGAAGTCcctctagtggaaggtgtctgtgcccatggcaagggtgttggaactagatgatttttaagattCCTTCtgaaccattctatgattctgtgattctgtgtcatGTCTGTGGACACCAGTGCAAGATGTTGTGTTTTGATTCActgtctttccttttcagaacaGCTTCCAGCCAAGTACTTACCTGGATATGCACCCCAAATTCCACCAGGGCTACCCGATCAATGCAGCCAGCAACATCCAAACAGTGTCTTCTCCCCGCCAGCACTACGGAGCAGGGCAGAACGCTTACGCGATTGTGACCAGCGAGGATGGAGGAGTCTTTGGCAAAGGTGGGGGCACCTGCAGCGTCCAGCAGACGGTGGGCTTCATTGCCCAGCACAAAGTAGACTTTTATCACAGCTGTCCTGGCAGCGTGGAATATCCGGGCACAAAGACAGGTGATGGCTGTAACTTTCACCACTCAGCGCCCATGGGGGCATCATTCCCAACCACTGCTGGCTACCATCTCTATCATTCCTAAGCattgtgtgtgtggggggaactTGGGTACCTCACAAGCAAATCTTATTCTCATCTCTTCCTTCATTATTAATGTAATTTCCAACTCAGGGGCATCACATGATGCCCCTAGAACCAATTTTGGCATCCAAACGTTTGCCTGCAGGCATGCCCAGACACACAAGTGCTAGCACATAAGCATACATATAGCCCTTCATTCATATGCCTttacacatacacatgcacacgcacacacagtTCTTTATTGGCAAATATAGCCAAATCCCCTTACCTCATATGCCCAAGGTCTGGCTGACTAGACTGTCTCCTAGGTCTTCCAAATTATGGACCTCAGAACCTTATCTCAGAGTAGGCAAAGATTCCTTTGGGGACCTCATGTACACACATCACTGTACAGAGCACACAAAGATGTGGGCTGTCTGTAGAGGTGCTAGTCGCATACTTTTCAGTGACAGTGGATAAGCTGTTGTCACACAACGGGCATCCACCTGATGGTTAGACCACCAGTTCTGTAGGTTAACCACAAGTCATAGGAGTGAAGAAATGCATAATGAAGGGAGATTTGACAAGCTGCTTGCAGAGAGGGTATTGAGATGATCTTATAAGCATCAAAATGATAAATAAGCTCATTCTTCTATCTTTCCTTGTTTCCtcttgagaaaaaataaaagtgcatttaatttggaaaataaaatacttttttcaggTGGATTACgtgtttttctgcatttttttctctttataacCAGGCAATGAAACCCAGATGGAGAATAAATAGCCATAGCAACCATATTCTATTGTTATTACTGATTTGAATCTGAAACTAtaaacagatatttttccttttttatcagTGGATCAGCTTCATGGTTCTTGGCAAGACCAGATATCTAGAATCAGAGGGACAGAAAGGTAACTCCCACCTACTTTAAAAATCTCTCCTACCCAGCAATATTTCATAATAAGACTAAGACACGGT includes the following:
- the LOC137865744 gene encoding homeobox protein NANOG-like; amino-acid sequence: MCAQLALPPYQAYPGGSGMGYLEFCWSSAGDTGHVPVSAGPAAAASASPSPEAGEHRQTTEISPASSSSGNFSQFMPDSATSPHSASSSPQPTAKPQKGREDVMGTVKKGKSRTAFSEEQLQTLHQRFQAQKYLSPHQIRELAVALGLTYQQVKTWFQNRRMKLKRCQKHILWTARAQCLTQNSFQPSTYLDMHPKFHQGYPINAASNIQTVSSPRQHYGAGQNAYAIVTSEDGGVFGKGGGTCSVQQTVGFIAQHKVDFYHSCPGSVEYPGTKTGDGCNFHHSAPMGASFPTTAGYHLYHS